A window from Sphingobacterium hotanense encodes these proteins:
- a CDS encoding fibronectin type III-like domain-contianing protein codes for MPPCVLAEGKSPNKRLVGFQRVELEAGATKQNFLEIDQRLLAGYHWDK; via the coding sequence ATGCCGCCTTGCGTTCTGGCTGAGGGTAAATCGCCCAATAAAAGATTAGTAGGATTCCAACGCGTAGAGCTCGAGGCGGGGGCAACAAAACAGAATTTCTTGGAAATTGACCAAAGGCTGCTAGCAGGTTATCATTGGGATAAATAG
- a CDS encoding RNA polymerase sigma factor: protein MENQRIIELLYRLKQDDVSAFEELYNFYKRPMAQRLHKLLKSEILAQDALQELFIRIWTSRAKIDDRQPFTAYLYKIAQNLVIDYYRKIAKDRNLQNAIMIEGNLQSEFNHLERKEQRQHIQRLIDKLPPQQRLAFTLHKIEGKSHQEISEIMKIGRSTVNKHIFYANQTLRKELSESMSLYTIVIICNLFQNIAI from the coding sequence ATGGAGAATCAGAGGATAATTGAGCTATTATATCGGTTAAAGCAGGACGATGTCTCTGCCTTTGAAGAACTGTATAATTTCTACAAGCGACCAATGGCCCAAAGGTTACATAAATTATTGAAAAGCGAAATTTTAGCACAGGATGCGCTTCAAGAGTTATTTATCCGGATTTGGACTTCGAGAGCGAAAATAGATGATCGTCAGCCATTCACTGCCTACTTATATAAAATCGCCCAAAACCTCGTCATCGATTACTATAGAAAGATCGCTAAGGACAGGAATTTGCAAAATGCAATAATGATTGAAGGTAATCTTCAATCTGAATTTAATCATCTAGAACGTAAGGAACAGAGGCAGCATATTCAACGACTCATCGATAAACTTCCCCCCCAACAAAGGCTTGCCTTCACTTTGCATAAAATTGAAGGAAAAAGTCATCAGGAAATATCCGAAATCATGAAGATCGGTCGCTCGACCGTGAACAAACATATTTTTTATGCCAATCAAACTCTAAGAAAAGAGTTGTCAGAATCGATGTCGCTATATACGATTGTAATAATTTGTAATCTCTTTCAAAATATTGCAATCTGA
- a CDS encoding S24 family peptidase: MTNITFNNQSFFEGLEDLIAQGKSVQFRLKGRSMQPFILDGCKITVAPIKFEDATMGDVVLARWRTGWILHRVLFKNKNYLFLVGDGNLAQIEKVNKDDLIAILTSYEGKDGIAYKVTTTSKFLSAGWFAFRPFRRLFHKLKSTTFR, from the coding sequence ATGACCAATATTACCTTTAATAATCAAAGCTTTTTCGAGGGCTTAGAGGATTTAATTGCCCAAGGGAAGTCGGTGCAGTTCCGATTGAAAGGACGTAGCATGCAACCTTTTATTCTGGATGGATGTAAAATAACCGTCGCCCCCATAAAATTCGAAGACGCGACGATGGGCGACGTCGTTCTTGCGCGTTGGCGGACGGGCTGGATATTACATCGTGTTCTATTTAAAAATAAGAATTACCTATTTCTCGTGGGCGATGGAAATCTCGCACAGATTGAAAAAGTGAACAAAGATGATTTAATCGCCATTCTGACTTCCTATGAAGGCAAGGATGGCATAGCATATAAAGTCACGACCACATCTAAGTTCCTCTCTGCCGGATGGTTCGCATTTCGCCCGTTTCGACGCCTTTTTCATAAATTGAAGTCCACAACATTTCGTTGA
- a CDS encoding FecR family protein: protein MDQSYFVHLYQKFLNSSITSEELELLFEHFREKEIDAGILAEIESVLKTQELKNENDLLQSASVESIVSGSDRIVFQHIAQSIKVQSLKRRRYVRYIGIAASFFLIVVAGILGRNWPEKDMTGRNLSHEMVEEIVPGSAKAFIKLSDGSEMELNSLTGELTTGQDGNILYGDGETIVKNNKSKYVTVSTPRGGNYKINLPDGTTVWLNSESSIRFESTFRDTIRLVELTGEAYFDVVHKSHSPFLVKQGDHIVRVLGTEFNLKNYGNGSFETTLVRGKVEVQSTDGRKNIVLRPGFQFKLENNVRSVEKVDVMSYVGWKEGVFYFHGLNLPEVLGQIERWYDIEIPKQGIPNVPVYGEIARTTPIGEVLELLTLVTELKFNLRGRRLQISN, encoded by the coding sequence ATGGATCAATCCTATTTTGTCCATTTATATCAAAAGTTTTTGAACTCTTCAATCACATCAGAAGAGTTAGAACTGCTTTTCGAACACTTCCGTGAGAAGGAAATCGATGCAGGAATCCTAGCAGAAATTGAAAGCGTATTGAAAACGCAAGAATTAAAAAATGAAAACGATCTATTGCAGTCCGCAAGTGTTGAATCAATTGTTTCAGGCTCAGATCGGATTGTTTTTCAGCATATTGCACAGTCAATTAAGGTTCAGTCTTTAAAAAGAAGAAGGTACGTTAGGTATATTGGTATAGCAGCAAGCTTTTTTCTGATTGTAGTTGCCGGAATTCTTGGCCGCAATTGGCCAGAAAAAGACATGACGGGCCGAAATCTTAGCCATGAAATGGTAGAGGAAATCGTTCCGGGAAGTGCGAAGGCATTTATTAAACTCTCCGATGGGAGCGAAATGGAATTGAACTCCTTAACAGGGGAACTAACGACTGGTCAGGATGGAAATATCCTTTATGGTGATGGAGAAACAATTGTCAAAAACAATAAATCTAAATATGTAACGGTAAGCACGCCGCGTGGTGGCAATTATAAAATAAATCTTCCCGATGGAACAACAGTATGGTTGAACTCAGAAAGCAGCATTCGCTTTGAATCGACGTTTCGGGATACAATTCGATTGGTAGAGTTAACCGGGGAAGCATACTTCGATGTTGTACACAAGAGCCACTCTCCCTTCTTGGTTAAGCAGGGGGACCATATTGTACGAGTATTAGGAACTGAATTTAATCTAAAAAACTACGGCAATGGATCTTTTGAAACCACCTTAGTTAGAGGCAAAGTGGAAGTTCAGTCAACCGATGGCAGAAAAAATATCGTGCTACGGCCAGGATTTCAATTTAAGTTAGAAAATAATGTTCGTAGCGTAGAGAAGGTTGATGTTATGTCGTATGTAGGTTGGAAAGAGGGAGTATTCTATTTTCATGGATTAAACTTACCTGAAGTACTTGGGCAGATAGAACGATGGTATGATATCGAGATTCCAAAACAAGGCATTCCGAATGTACCAGTCTACGGCGAGATCGCTCGTACTACACCTATTGGAGAGGTACTGGAGTTATTAACATTGGTGACAGAACTAAAGTTCAATTTAAGAGGGAGGAGGCTACAGATAAGCAATTAA
- a CDS encoding DEAD/DEAH box helicase, with protein MGIIAPLLKAIQKTGYQEPTEIQSRAVPLILKGHDIIACAQTGTGKTAAFALPILQLLHTAKVDRSHPRALVIVPTRELAVQVSESLSSFANALALRHVVLFGGVSQQQQVAKLKEGVDLIVATPGRLLDLHAQAHLNISKVACLVLDEADNMLDMGFLHDIKKIMSALAKKRQTLLFSATMPLGIRKLAKEMMQHPKEVAISPVSSTVPTINQSVYLVDKTEKLSLLKQFLSGRAGQQTLVFLRTKHGADRLSKNLSKYGITAACIHGNKTQSARQKSLNSFKEGKVDVMLATDIAARGIDIKELPMVINYDLPEDAETYVHRIGRTGRAGKTGEAVSFCSNEEKSLLLKIQKLIGRQLTCK; from the coding sequence ATGGGAATCATAGCGCCCTTATTGAAAGCTATTCAGAAGACAGGCTATCAGGAACCTACGGAAATTCAGAGTCGGGCAGTTCCGCTGATATTGAAAGGACACGATATCATTGCCTGCGCCCAGACCGGTACGGGTAAAACGGCCGCATTCGCACTTCCTATATTGCAGCTTTTGCATACTGCAAAAGTCGATCGCAGCCATCCTAGAGCGCTGGTCATTGTTCCTACGCGCGAACTTGCTGTGCAAGTCTCAGAAAGTCTATCAAGCTTCGCCAATGCCCTGGCGTTGCGACATGTGGTGCTCTTTGGCGGTGTATCTCAGCAGCAACAGGTTGCCAAGTTGAAAGAAGGAGTCGATCTAATCGTAGCGACTCCTGGAAGACTGCTCGATTTGCACGCTCAAGCGCATCTAAATATTTCAAAGGTTGCTTGCTTAGTCTTGGATGAGGCAGATAATATGCTCGATATGGGATTTCTGCATGATATTAAAAAAATAATGTCCGCTCTTGCGAAAAAGCGTCAGACGCTATTGTTTTCAGCGACGATGCCCCTTGGAATTCGCAAACTGGCCAAAGAGATGATGCAGCATCCAAAGGAAGTTGCTATTTCCCCTGTTTCCTCAACTGTACCCACAATAAACCAGTCGGTCTACCTAGTGGATAAAACGGAGAAATTATCGCTACTTAAGCAATTTCTCTCTGGAAGGGCCGGGCAGCAAACACTTGTGTTTCTGCGTACAAAACATGGTGCTGATCGCTTGTCAAAGAATTTGTCGAAGTACGGCATCACTGCGGCCTGTATTCACGGAAACAAAACGCAGAGCGCTCGTCAGAAATCGTTAAATTCCTTTAAAGAAGGTAAAGTAGATGTGATGTTGGCGACAGATATAGCAGCAAGAGGGATCGATATCAAGGAACTTCCCATGGTTATCAATTACGATTTACCGGAAGACGCCGAAACGTACGTGCACCGCATAGGTAGAACAGGCCGAGCGGGAAAGACAGGAGAGGCGGTCTCTTTTTGTAGCAATGAGGAAAAGTCATTGTTACTGAAGATTCAAAAGCTGATCGGACGTCAACTGACCTGCAAATAA
- the ybeY gene encoding rRNA maturation RNase YbeY → MALKDIHFFAEDIAFTLKEKQKVREWINQTIKNEDFIRVAELNFIFCSDEYLLTINKQYLGHDTYTDIVTFDSSEEEDIIAGDIFISIDRIRENAEKFAVPERDELHRVIIHGVLHLCGYYDKKKEDKALMTQKEDQYLKARAF, encoded by the coding sequence ATGGCTCTTAAGGATATACATTTTTTTGCAGAAGACATCGCTTTCACCTTAAAAGAAAAACAGAAGGTGCGTGAATGGATCAACCAAACGATCAAAAATGAAGATTTTATTCGCGTAGCAGAACTCAATTTCATTTTCTGTTCTGACGAATATTTATTGACAATCAATAAGCAATATTTGGGTCATGATACCTATACCGATATCGTGACCTTCGATTCTTCTGAAGAGGAAGACATCATCGCCGGCGATATCTTTATCTCTATCGATCGTATTCGTGAAAATGCGGAGAAGTTTGCTGTTCCAGAACGCGACGAACTTCATCGTGTTATTATCCACGGCGTTTTGCACTTGTGTGGATACTACGATAAGAAAAAAGAAGATAAAGCACTAATGACTCAAAAAGAAGATCAATATCTGAAAGCTAGAGCGTTTTAA
- the def gene encoding peptide deformylase yields MQRIVFLLLIFVPSLIFAQNHAQEIATYRKEKDAAYLKNEYGPLKADQLSYLDYFPANQQYLVKAKVELLPDEPTFRMPTYDGTSNEYKRYALLHFDLSGAKHTLTAYQSVALFQTEAYRDHLFVPFMDNTNGVSSYEGGRYLDLSIKEIKNNELTIDFNKAYNPYCAYSNGYRCPQPPKDNILSLAIEAGEKKYKGPKNERKVNISAAKNFNDTERKIINSADDTTLMHVYLITDEKELAVLRKPSEDLKFDDPLVDKLASRMFKTVQDARHRGVGIAGPQVGINKNVIWVQRFDKADEPFEFYINPKIIWRSKLIRIGAEGCLSIPDRKEDVQRSYAIRLQYVDRKGNVVEENIEGFTAVIFQHEVDHLYGILYPDRLEQQLESPSVPLDHKMKFRLEIGHIIP; encoded by the coding sequence ATGCAAAGAATCGTTTTCCTGCTACTCATCTTCGTTCCTTCGTTAATTTTTGCACAAAATCATGCGCAAGAAATAGCAACATATAGGAAGGAAAAAGACGCAGCCTATTTAAAAAATGAATATGGACCGTTGAAAGCAGATCAGCTATCTTATTTAGATTACTTCCCTGCGAACCAACAGTACCTTGTTAAGGCAAAGGTTGAATTACTGCCCGATGAACCGACATTCCGAATGCCAACCTATGACGGCACATCGAATGAGTATAAGCGCTATGCTTTATTACATTTTGATTTATCAGGAGCAAAACATACACTAACTGCCTATCAAAGTGTTGCATTATTTCAGACCGAAGCTTACAGGGATCATTTATTTGTTCCTTTTATGGACAACACGAATGGTGTTAGCAGCTATGAAGGAGGCCGATACTTGGATTTAAGTATCAAAGAGATTAAAAATAACGAATTAACAATAGATTTCAACAAGGCCTATAATCCGTATTGCGCATATAGTAATGGTTATAGATGCCCACAGCCACCTAAGGATAATATCTTATCCTTGGCTATCGAAGCTGGCGAGAAAAAATACAAAGGTCCTAAAAACGAGCGAAAAGTGAATATATCAGCGGCAAAAAACTTTAACGACACGGAGCGAAAGATCATCAATTCTGCTGATGATACTACGCTCATGCATGTTTATCTGATTACCGACGAGAAGGAATTGGCGGTATTGAGAAAACCATCGGAAGATTTGAAATTTGATGATCCTCTCGTCGATAAATTGGCTTCACGAATGTTTAAAACGGTGCAAGATGCGCGGCATAGAGGGGTGGGAATCGCTGGTCCACAGGTAGGAATCAATAAGAACGTTATTTGGGTGCAGCGCTTCGATAAAGCCGATGAACCTTTTGAGTTTTATATCAATCCAAAGATTATCTGGCGTTCGAAACTGATCCGCATCGGTGCTGAGGGCTGCCTCTCTATTCCGGATCGCAAAGAGGATGTTCAACGTAGCTATGCCATTCGTTTACAATATGTGGATAGGAAGGGCAATGTTGTTGAAGAAAATATTGAAGGATTTACTGCTGTTATTTTTCAACATGAAGTTGACCACCTCTATGGTATCTTATACCCAGACCGATTGGAACAGCAACTAGAAAGCCCGAGCGTACCTTTAGATCATAAAATGAAGTTTCGCCTAGAGATAGGCCATATCATCCCTTGA
- a CDS encoding cold-shock protein has protein sequence MAQGKVKFFNNTKGFGFISPEDGSQEIFVHSTGLRDDIRENDLVTYDVERGQKGLNAVNVRIA, from the coding sequence ATGGCACAAGGAAAAGTTAAGTTCTTTAACAACACGAAAGGTTTTGGATTTATTAGCCCAGAAGACGGTAGTCAGGAAATTTTCGTACACTCGACCGGACTAAGAGACGATATTAGAGAAAACGATTTGGTTACATACGACGTGGAAAGAGGGCAAAAAGGGCTCAATGCAGTTAACGTCCGTATCGCATAG
- a CDS encoding fatty acid desaturase family protein, producing MKSTLNKPSVKFCKDSSSFSQTLKARIHRYFTDHHKKKTGNRRLFLKAAILLITLIGLYALLLFNIAHWSLQLLLCMLLGLNLAAIGFNIMHDAGHDTFSSNKKLNTLLSYSLNLLGGNIYFWKLKHNIAHHTYTNIDGEDHDIEIKFMRIHPDQPLKKHHRYQRWYFPLLYSISYLAWIFYQDYEKYFRQRMGVSANKFDFPLKEKRIFWLSKGIHFFLFLIVPCCLLGIIPTLIGLIVAGMACGISLATIFQLAHVVTETEFKTLTTRRVPEDWMVHQIQSTANFATDNKYLTWLLGGLNFQVEHHLFPKVSHTHYPAINRIVIATCQEFNIPYTEFKTLRGAFASHLETLRRMSHVDS from the coding sequence ATGAAATCAACCCTCAATAAACCTTCCGTTAAATTTTGTAAAGACAGTTCTTCGTTTTCGCAGACTTTGAAAGCTAGGATACACCGTTATTTTACGGATCACCATAAGAAAAAAACGGGCAACCGCCGCCTCTTCTTAAAGGCCGCTATCTTACTGATCACGCTAATCGGCCTATATGCGCTACTGCTGTTCAACATTGCTCATTGGTCACTCCAACTGCTATTGTGCATGCTCTTGGGGCTAAATCTCGCGGCTATCGGATTCAACATCATGCACGACGCCGGTCATGATACATTTAGTAGTAATAAAAAGCTGAATACCTTGCTTTCCTATTCACTGAATCTACTTGGTGGAAATATCTACTTTTGGAAATTAAAACACAACATTGCCCACCACACCTATACGAATATCGATGGAGAGGACCATGATATAGAGATCAAGTTCATGCGAATCCATCCCGACCAGCCCCTCAAAAAGCATCATCGATACCAGAGATGGTATTTCCCATTATTGTATAGTATTTCTTATTTGGCATGGATCTTTTATCAGGATTATGAAAAATATTTCAGGCAACGAATGGGAGTGAGCGCCAATAAATTTGACTTTCCCCTGAAAGAAAAACGTATTTTCTGGTTAAGCAAGGGTATTCATTTCTTCCTTTTCTTAATCGTTCCTTGTTGCCTTTTAGGTATAATTCCCACGCTGATTGGGTTGATTGTAGCAGGTATGGCCTGCGGAATCAGTCTTGCCACGATATTTCAGTTGGCTCACGTAGTGACGGAAACCGAGTTTAAGACCTTGACGACTAGGAGGGTGCCGGAAGACTGGATGGTTCATCAGATTCAATCCACTGCTAACTTTGCTACTGACAATAAATACTTAACGTGGTTGCTCGGAGGATTGAACTTTCAAGTCGAGCATCACCTTTTTCCAAAAGTGAGTCATACCCATTATCCGGCGATCAATCGCATCGTTATAGCAACCTGTCAAGAATTCAATATTCCATATACCGAATTTAAAACGCTGCGCGGGGCCTTTGCATCTCATTTAGAAACTTTGAGAAGGATGTCGCATGTGGACAGCTAA
- the ruvX gene encoding Holliday junction resolvase RuvX: MRLMAFDYGTKRIGIAVSDSLQIIATALDTVHPEEIWNFLQKYLATEQVETFVVGKPMRLDGSPSQSAQHVVGFMRKLKKTYPSIPVVEVDERFTSKIASQAIAQSGLKKQKRQEKSFVDTVSATLILQTYMDSKAF; the protein is encoded by the coding sequence ATGAGATTGATGGCTTTCGATTACGGGACGAAACGTATCGGCATCGCCGTTTCTGATTCTTTACAGATTATCGCTACAGCACTCGATACAGTGCATCCTGAGGAAATCTGGAACTTCCTTCAAAAATACTTAGCAACCGAACAAGTGGAAACATTTGTAGTAGGAAAACCTATGCGACTAGACGGAAGCCCTTCGCAATCAGCACAGCATGTCGTTGGATTTATGCGTAAGTTAAAGAAGACATATCCAAGCATTCCCGTGGTGGAAGTCGATGAACGCTTCACCTCGAAGATTGCCTCTCAAGCCATCGCACAATCGGGACTGAAAAAACAAAAACGCCAGGAGAAAAGTTTTGTCGATACGGTATCTGCCACGCTTATTCTTCAAACTTATATGGACAGCAAAGCATTCTAA
- a CDS encoding TonB-dependent receptor: MNKKHPINFLRVKFPLSRFYEDVNLTSSIIKMKLIIVFVLLSFASAFANVNAQRVSLNVKNVSLNEVMRSIRKQTGYNFVLHPNLQNRSITITSNVKDLPLENAIDEILKDQPIEYSIKGKSIALMPKTADASRNAAIDEVVDQETITGRVVSSNGEGILGAVVKLKGTSSQVPTEQNGSFTIAGQIGQVLQVSSIGFKRAEHTVQNLNVNNITLIESQVMIEETVVSVGYGQAKKTDLTGSISTVSGKDLEKVVLTSPDKALQGRAAGVSVRTASHAPGGGISVNVRGASSITASGQPLYVVDGYPISTNFFRPNNAIEGGDADGNPLAAIDASNIESIDVLKDASATAIYGSRGANGVVIITTKRGKLGKPKIDAESVVGIRQVSKRYDLISGSEYAQLLNEEQALNNAKLIFTQAEIDGFGAGTDWQEVMFRNAVSQRYRVNVSGGTEGVRYAVNSTYDNQDGIILGTGFKKFANTLNLDANLTPKLKFGTSLNVANTSEQQVRNDTKGSSNWPSMIMNIFRAPIHIPARDANGVPTNFSNFAGGSSEENPLYMAEEYDINSNTVRMLGSFFASYELTKEITIRSRLGLDYRDWRHKYYYPINSRSARATLGEAGQYTDRTTNLLNENLIEYNKEFSQEHKLNVLLGMTYQRENSEYLSASAYGFPVDYYKYNNLGIATTPLPGNSNRTQWTLLSYLGRVNYNFNERFILSGTARIDGSSKFGKNNKFGFFPSASFAWRLIDESFIQNLNFFNDLKLRVGYGNTGNESIGMYNSIGTMAASRVAALSYIFGDQPVTIAYPKNIPNPDLTWEKARDINIGLDFGILNNRITASIDAYHKKTNDLLLEVPLPGESGYDFILQNLGSMENKGIEVAVQSQNFKGNFNWTSNFNIAFNRNKILDLGGSDYLFTGWVGGNLHSNNGTNVVRLAPGMPVGAFYGSIYEGIWHSAEEIASVGTMPSARPGSMRFKDTNGDGVYNAHDDSYIGNPNPKFNFGLTNTFNYRQFTLNVMMYGEYGQDVIWLTKKRLAGGISPVKEDRERRWTPENPNREGVTLAANQIYPSALSTDNTYDASFLRISNVSLSYLLNKEQLGWNGVESIRLTLAADNPFIITNYPGYDPEVNAYGNNNVIKGMDKYGYPSSKFYSFGINLSF, translated from the coding sequence ATGAATAAAAAGCATCCCATCAATTTCTTGAGGGTGAAATTTCCGCTATCAAGATTTTACGAAGATGTAAACCTAACAAGCAGCATCATCAAAATGAAACTGATCATCGTCTTTGTTTTATTATCTTTCGCCTCAGCATTTGCAAACGTGAATGCTCAACGTGTCAGTCTGAACGTCAAGAATGTTTCTCTGAATGAGGTGATGCGTTCGATTCGGAAACAGACCGGATATAATTTTGTGCTTCATCCTAATCTTCAAAACAGGTCGATTACCATAACCTCAAATGTCAAAGACCTGCCGTTAGAAAACGCAATTGATGAAATCCTTAAAGATCAGCCAATTGAATATTCAATTAAAGGTAAGTCAATTGCATTGATGCCTAAAACTGCCGATGCGTCTAGAAATGCTGCTATCGATGAGGTTGTTGATCAAGAAACGATTACCGGTCGAGTTGTATCTAGCAATGGCGAAGGTATACTCGGAGCGGTTGTGAAATTAAAGGGGACATCATCTCAGGTACCTACCGAACAAAACGGCTCCTTTACTATCGCTGGACAAATTGGACAAGTTCTACAAGTTAGCTCGATTGGATTTAAAAGGGCAGAACATACCGTCCAAAACCTTAATGTAAACAACATTACATTGATTGAATCGCAAGTAATGATCGAAGAAACTGTGGTTTCCGTGGGATACGGACAGGCTAAAAAAACAGATTTAACGGGCTCCATCTCCACCGTTTCAGGGAAAGACCTTGAAAAGGTTGTACTTACATCTCCTGATAAAGCCTTACAAGGACGTGCGGCAGGCGTATCCGTACGTACAGCCTCGCACGCACCGGGTGGAGGAATCTCAGTAAATGTACGTGGAGCATCCTCCATTACAGCTAGTGGACAGCCTTTATATGTCGTGGACGGCTACCCAATTTCGACAAACTTTTTCAGACCAAATAATGCGATCGAAGGGGGGGATGCTGATGGAAATCCTTTGGCGGCAATCGACGCGTCGAACATTGAGTCTATCGACGTACTAAAAGACGCTTCAGCGACAGCGATTTATGGGTCTCGAGGAGCTAATGGAGTGGTGATTATCACAACTAAGCGCGGAAAACTTGGTAAACCGAAAATCGATGCAGAATCTGTTGTGGGAATTCGGCAGGTATCAAAAAGATATGATCTGATTAGTGGAAGCGAATATGCTCAGCTTCTTAATGAGGAACAAGCTTTAAATAATGCAAAGTTGATTTTCACTCAGGCGGAAATTGATGGTTTTGGCGCAGGGACGGACTGGCAGGAAGTAATGTTTAGAAATGCTGTGAGCCAGCGATATCGCGTCAATGTCTCTGGAGGGACAGAAGGAGTGCGTTATGCTGTTAATTCAACTTACGATAATCAAGATGGTATAATTTTGGGAACAGGCTTTAAAAAGTTTGCTAACACTCTTAATCTTGACGCTAATTTAACACCTAAATTGAAATTTGGAACTTCTTTGAATGTTGCAAATACCTCAGAACAACAGGTGCGGAATGATACCAAAGGTAGCAGCAATTGGCCGAGTATGATTATGAACATTTTCCGAGCACCAATACACATACCTGCAAGGGATGCAAATGGCGTACCGACTAACTTCTCCAATTTTGCTGGGGGCAGCAGTGAGGAAAACCCACTGTATATGGCCGAAGAATACGATATTAATTCTAATACAGTACGTATGTTAGGTTCTTTTTTCGCGAGCTACGAATTGACCAAAGAAATTACAATCCGTTCGCGTTTAGGTTTAGATTATAGGGACTGGCGCCATAAATACTACTATCCGATTAATTCTCGTTCCGCACGCGCGACCCTAGGTGAGGCGGGACAGTATACAGATAGGACCACTAATTTGTTGAACGAAAACCTAATTGAATACAATAAGGAATTCAGTCAGGAACATAAGTTGAATGTCTTATTAGGAATGACCTATCAGCGGGAAAATTCTGAATATCTTTCAGCTTCGGCATATGGTTTTCCCGTCGATTATTATAAATACAACAATTTAGGTATCGCAACTACTCCGTTGCCTGGAAATTCAAATCGCACGCAATGGACACTACTATCTTATTTAGGACGCGTTAATTATAATTTTAATGAACGTTTTATTTTAAGTGGTACCGCTCGTATAGATGGTTCATCCAAGTTTGGAAAGAATAATAAGTTTGGTTTTTTCCCTTCTGCTTCTTTCGCATGGCGTTTGATTGATGAGTCATTTATTCAAAATCTTAATTTTTTCAACGATCTTAAATTACGTGTGGGGTATGGAAATACAGGAAATGAATCTATTGGTATGTATAATTCCATAGGGACTATGGCTGCTTCACGTGTTGCCGCTCTTAGCTATATTTTCGGGGATCAACCTGTAACGATCGCATATCCTAAAAATATTCCGAACCCTGATTTAACATGGGAAAAGGCACGCGATATTAATATCGGGTTAGATTTTGGAATCTTAAATAATAGAATCACCGCAAGTATTGATGCTTATCACAAAAAGACGAATGATTTATTATTGGAAGTGCCACTACCTGGCGAAAGCGGCTACGATTTTATCCTGCAAAATCTGGGCTCTATGGAAAATAAAGGAATTGAGGTGGCCGTGCAAAGTCAGAACTTTAAAGGGAATTTTAATTGGACATCGAATTTTAACATAGCCTTTAACCGAAACAAAATCTTAGATCTAGGTGGTTCCGATTATTTGTTCACGGGATGGGTCGGTGGAAACCTTCATTCTAATAATGGAACAAATGTAGTTCGCTTAGCGCCAGGGATGCCGGTCGGGGCTTTTTATGGTTCTATATACGAAGGTATTTGGCACAGTGCGGAGGAGATTGCTAGCGTAGGTACAATGCCATCGGCACGACCTGGGTCAATGCGCTTTAAAGACACAAACGGAGATGGCGTCTACAATGCACACGATGACAGCTATATCGGGAATCCTAATCCCAAGTTTAATTTTGGATTAACCAATACGTTCAACTATCGACAATTTACTTTAAACGTAATGATGTATGGCGAGTATGGTCAGGATGTAATTTGGCTGACAAAAAAGCGCTTGGCGGGCGGAATTTCACCCGTTAAGGAAGATCGTGAACGTCGTTGGACCCCAGAGAATCCTAACAGAGAAGGCGTAACTTTAGCTGCAAATCAAATTTATCCAAGTGCGCTCAGCACGGATAACACCTATGATGCTTCATTCTTGCGAATTAGCAACGTAAGCTTGTCCTATCTCCTTAACAAGGAACAGTTGGGATGGAATGGTGTGGAAAGTATTCGATTGACTCTCGCTGCAGACAACCCATTTATCATCACCAATTATCCCGGGTATGATCCAGAAGTAAATGCTTACGGGAATAACAACGTAATCAAGGGGATGGATAAATACGGATACCCATCTTCTAAATTTTATTCGTTTGGCATTAACCTTTCATTCTAA